From Streptomyces sp. NBC_01460, a single genomic window includes:
- a CDS encoding peptide MFS transporter, with translation MSHTTAGTEPTQPPPGDDTAFFGQPRGLMTLSGLEVWERFSFLGMQAILVLYFADKVSDGGLGMDPGTAASVSAAYGTLVYLVSVAGGWLADRILGSYRAVLYGGILIACGHYAMAVPTATMTWVGLGLISAGTGLLKPNVASMVGKLYGTEDQRRDAGFALYYMGINIGAFAGPLITGWLGEHASWHWGFSAAAFGMTLGLIQYVLGRRHLAGRKHSAEYALAPGPMRRAVLLIVAGTVVVAAVATVLALAGWLTMDRFVDVLTVISVIAPVVYFVVMFRSPRVTAEERGRLRPYVVLFLASVVFNFILFQAYSTMILLASTNARTEIFGFHFPASWYASALGAFEVALAPVVAAVWARMGPRQPHASNKIAIGVILGGLSFILMVLPTSGHADDTYKMAAWWIVGSYLLLGLGDILVETSGMSATTKLAPKAFASQTMALWFLSLALANGIQSQIVKLYGEVSNPAYFGVNGAIAVAAGVAVIAAAPWLKRTMHPVH, from the coding sequence TTGTCCCACACCACGGCCGGTACCGAACCGACCCAGCCGCCCCCCGGAGACGACACCGCGTTCTTCGGCCAGCCGCGGGGTCTGATGACCCTGTCCGGACTGGAGGTCTGGGAGCGCTTCTCGTTCCTCGGGATGCAGGCCATCCTGGTCCTCTACTTCGCGGACAAGGTCTCCGACGGGGGCCTGGGCATGGACCCCGGCACCGCAGCCTCGGTCTCGGCCGCCTACGGCACGCTGGTCTACCTCGTCTCGGTCGCCGGCGGCTGGCTGGCCGACCGCATCCTCGGTTCCTACCGCGCGGTCCTGTACGGCGGCATCCTCATCGCCTGCGGCCACTACGCCATGGCGGTCCCGACCGCCACGATGACCTGGGTGGGCCTCGGGCTTATCAGCGCCGGAACGGGCCTGCTCAAGCCCAATGTGGCCTCCATGGTCGGCAAGCTCTACGGCACCGAGGACCAGCGCCGCGACGCCGGCTTCGCCCTCTACTACATGGGCATCAACATCGGCGCCTTCGCCGGCCCGCTGATCACCGGCTGGCTCGGCGAGCACGCGAGCTGGCACTGGGGCTTCTCGGCCGCCGCCTTCGGCATGACGCTCGGCCTGATCCAGTACGTCCTGGGCCGGCGTCACCTGGCCGGGCGAAAGCACAGTGCCGAGTACGCGCTGGCCCCCGGCCCGATGCGCCGGGCGGTGCTGCTGATCGTGGCGGGCACCGTCGTGGTCGCGGCCGTGGCGACGGTTCTGGCCCTGGCCGGCTGGCTCACGATGGACCGTTTCGTCGACGTGCTCACCGTGATCTCGGTGATCGCGCCGGTCGTCTACTTCGTGGTCATGTTCCGCTCCCCCCGGGTGACCGCGGAGGAGCGCGGGCGGCTGCGCCCGTACGTCGTGCTGTTCCTGGCGTCCGTGGTCTTCAACTTCATCCTCTTCCAGGCCTACTCGACGATGATCCTGCTCGCCTCGACGAACGCGCGGACGGAGATCTTCGGCTTCCACTTCCCGGCGAGCTGGTACGCGTCGGCCCTGGGCGCGTTCGAGGTGGCACTGGCCCCCGTCGTGGCCGCCGTGTGGGCCCGGATGGGCCCGCGCCAGCCGCACGCCTCGAACAAGATCGCGATCGGGGTGATCCTCGGCGGCCTGTCGTTCATCCTGATGGTCCTGCCGACCTCCGGCCACGCCGACGACACCTACAAGATGGCCGCCTGGTGGATCGTCGGCTCGTACCTGCTGCTCGGGCTCGGCGACATCCTCGTGGAGACGTCCGGCATGTCCGCCACCACGAAACTCGCGCCCAAGGCGTTCGCCAGCCAGACGATGGCCCTGTGGTTCCTGTCGCTGGCCCTCGCCAACG
- a CDS encoding polyprenyl synthetase family protein, with amino-acid sequence MTVVGPFGLSVRDQALEADVQAGLAAVEAGLLDATKSEVPFITEAAQHLVSAGGKRFRPLLVMLASQFGDPDAPGVVPSAVVVELTHLATLYHDDVMDEADVRRGVDSANTRWGNSVAVLTGDFLFARASHILADLGPEAVRIQAEAFERLVTGQILETAGPRDGRDPVDHYMDVLSGKTGSLVAVSGRFGALMAGADESVVDILTQYGERLGIAFQLADDVLDIASDSHESGKTPGTDLREGIPTLPVLLLRARAEAEGRPEDKELVALLEGDLGDDALLAEALRRLRAHPALEQARRDTVRYAQEARATLAPLPECYAKAALEELCDAVVHRAG; translated from the coding sequence GTGACCGTCGTCGGGCCGTTCGGACTGAGCGTGCGGGACCAGGCACTTGAGGCCGATGTCCAGGCCGGTTTGGCCGCTGTCGAGGCGGGGCTGCTGGATGCCACCAAGAGCGAGGTCCCGTTCATCACGGAGGCCGCGCAGCACCTCGTCAGCGCGGGGGGCAAGCGTTTCCGGCCGCTGCTGGTGATGCTCGCGTCCCAGTTCGGCGACCCGGACGCCCCGGGTGTCGTCCCCTCGGCCGTCGTCGTCGAGCTGACGCACCTGGCGACGCTGTACCACGACGACGTGATGGACGAGGCGGACGTGCGCCGCGGGGTGGACAGCGCCAACACCCGCTGGGGCAATTCCGTCGCCGTCCTGACGGGCGACTTCCTCTTCGCCCGCGCGTCGCACATCCTGGCCGACCTCGGCCCCGAGGCCGTCCGCATCCAGGCGGAGGCCTTCGAACGCCTGGTCACCGGTCAGATCCTGGAGACCGCCGGCCCGCGCGACGGACGCGACCCCGTCGACCACTACATGGACGTGCTCAGCGGCAAGACCGGCTCGCTGGTCGCCGTGTCCGGCCGGTTCGGCGCCCTGATGGCGGGGGCCGACGAGTCGGTCGTCGACATCCTCACCCAGTACGGCGAACGCCTCGGCATCGCCTTCCAGCTCGCCGACGACGTCCTGGACATCGCCTCCGACTCCCACGAGTCGGGCAAGACACCCGGCACCGACCTGCGCGAGGGCATCCCCACCCTCCCGGTCCTCCTCCTGCGCGCGCGGGCCGAGGCCGAGGGCCGTCCGGAGGACAAGGAGCTCGTGGCGCTGCTGGAGGGCGACCTCGGGGACGACGCCCTGCTCGCCGAGGCGCTGCGCAGGCTCCGCGCCCACCCGGCGCTCGAACAGGCGCGGCGCGACACCGTCCGCTACGCCCAGGAGGC